The following proteins are co-located in the Hevea brasiliensis isolate MT/VB/25A 57/8 chromosome 11, ASM3005281v1, whole genome shotgun sequence genome:
- the LOC110633602 gene encoding uncharacterized protein LOC110633602 isoform X2, which produces MDQSVAIEGKEDIRNGLEMVKSASDKHIDLLRPSARYHSAARAEDTVIMAGQAPDAADREKGKYTLLRDPEDFQVGIYDKPLPCFGCGIGWFSFLLGFVFPLMWYYATILYFGNYYRKDPRERAGLAAAAIAAMACSVVLLVIVAYHVLF; this is translated from the exons ATGGATCAAA GTGTTGCAATTGAGGGGAAAGAGGATATACGGAATGGCCTTGAGATGGTGAAATCTGCCTCTGATAAGCATATTGATCTTCTTAGGCCATCTGCTCGATACCATTCAGCGGCTAGAG CTGAAGACACTGTGATAATGGCAGGGCAAGCCCCAGATGCTGCAGACCGTGAAAAGGGAAAGTATACTCTTCTTAGGGATCCTGAGGACTTCCAAGTTGGGATCTATGACAAACCCCTTCCATGCTTTGGCTGTGGTATAGGATGGTTTTC CTTTCTTTTAGGATTTGTGTTCCCATTGATGTGGTACTATGCCACAATTCTTTACTTTGGAAATTATTACAGAAAAGATCCTAGGGAGCGAGCTGGCCTCGCTGCTGCTGCCATTGCT GCGATGGCATGTTCTGTTGTGTTATTGGTCATAGTAGCTTACCATGTTCTCTTTTAG
- the LOC110633601 gene encoding UBP1-associated proteins 1C, producing the protein MVWFQCEDCGENLKKPKLPNHFRICSANKLSCIDCGEIFGQESVQGHTQCVTEAEKYGPKGQGKASNGATPKPSKNTKQQPDIDINVGLSERPPWFCSLCNTKATSKQTLLLHADGKKHRSKARAFHAAKRQQTKQIEESAQDKTAINGNARNGEVPDNNHVEEQKGKEMRKRDRPSAISETETGKLQSKKRKLDEFGSDGTVIMTDGDATDYIGDGVTQVDKVVESGCKKDAKKKMKLKRLIKSALRTNPDGVLKMKKLKKLVLNSLRESGITDDKAQLSGVLEQKINSSSRFRVDDKCVWLVAKD; encoded by the exons CAGTGTGAAGATTGCGGAGAGAACTTGAAGAAGCCTAAATTACCTAATCACTTCAGAATTTGCTCAGCCAACAAG CTATCATGCATTGATTGCGGAGAGATTTTCGGGCAGGAAAGCGTTCAGGGCCACACTCAGTGTGTTACTGAGGCG GAAAAATATGGTCCCAAGGGTCAAGGGAAAGCTTCAAATGGTGCGACTCCTAAACCCAGTAAGAACACAAAGCAACAGCCTGATATTGATATAAATGTTGGGTTATCTGAACGTCCTCCTTGGTTTTGCAG TCTCTGCAATACCAAGGCTACTAGTAAGCAGACCTTGCTTCTCCATGCTGATGGAAAGAAGCACCGGTCAAAGGCCCGAGCTTTTCATGCTGCTAAGCGGCAACAAACTAAACAGATAGAAGAATCTGCTCAAGATAAAACTGCCATTAATGGAAATGCTAGAAATGGTGAAGTGCCTGATAATAATCATGTTGAGGAACAAAAAGGAAAGGAGATGCGAAAACGTGACAGACCAAGTGCCATCTCAGAAACAGAGACTGGAAAGTTGCAATCGAAAAAGAGAAAACTTGATGAATTTGGGAGTGATGGTACTGTGATAATGACTGATGGTGATGCTACAGACTATATAGGCGATGGTGTGACCCAAGTTGATAAGGTGGTGGAATCTGGCTGTAAGAAAGATGCCAAAAAGAAGATGAAGTTGAAGAGATTGATCAAATCAGCCTTGAGAACT AATCCAGATGGGGTTTTGAagatgaagaaattgaaaaaacTTGTTCTGAATTCTCTCCGGGAATCTGGCATAACAGATGATAAGGCTCAACTCAGTGGCGTGCTTGAGCAAAAG ATAAATTCAAGTTCCAGATTTAGAGTTGATGACAAATGTGTCTGGCTGGTGGCAAAAGATTGA
- the LOC110633602 gene encoding uncharacterized protein LOC110633602 isoform X1: MDQSVAIEGKEDIRNGLEMVKSASDKHIDLLRPSARYHSAARACISVIQTAEDTVIMAGQAPDAADREKGKYTLLRDPEDFQVGIYDKPLPCFGCGIGWFSFLLGFVFPLMWYYATILYFGNYYRKDPRERAGLAAAAIAAMACSVVLLVIVAYHVLF, translated from the exons ATGGATCAAA GTGTTGCAATTGAGGGGAAAGAGGATATACGGAATGGCCTTGAGATGGTGAAATCTGCCTCTGATAAGCATATTGATCTTCTTAGGCCATCTGCTCGATACCATTCAGCGGCTAGAG cATGTATTAGTGTTATCCAAACAGCTGAAGACACTGTGATAATGGCAGGGCAAGCCCCAGATGCTGCAGACCGTGAAAAGGGAAAGTATACTCTTCTTAGGGATCCTGAGGACTTCCAAGTTGGGATCTATGACAAACCCCTTCCATGCTTTGGCTGTGGTATAGGATGGTTTTC CTTTCTTTTAGGATTTGTGTTCCCATTGATGTGGTACTATGCCACAATTCTTTACTTTGGAAATTATTACAGAAAAGATCCTAGGGAGCGAGCTGGCCTCGCTGCTGCTGCCATTGCT GCGATGGCATGTTCTGTTGTGTTATTGGTCATAGTAGCTTACCATGTTCTCTTTTAG
- the LOC110633618 gene encoding pre-mRNA cleavage factor Im 25 kDa subunit 1 isoform X2 has product MGDQIVINNSHRETSSDQGFVIDIYPLSGYYFGSKDPLPFKEETLADRAQRMKSNYHAHGLRTCVEAVILVELFKHPHLLLLQLKNFIFKLPGGRIRPGESDIEGLKRKLSRKLSVNEGETDWEVGECLGMWWRPDFETLLYPYVPPNVKTPKTYGPIIAGIPQLLSKFSFNIINT; this is encoded by the exons ATGGGTGATCAAATAGTTATCAACAACAGCCACCGTGAAACTAGCAGCGATCAAGGTTTTGTTATAGACATATACCCTCTTAGTGGCTACTACTTTGGATCCAAAGACCCTCTTCCATTCAAGGAAGAGACTTTAGCTGATCGTGCCCAGAGGATGAAATCAAA CTATCATGCTCATGGATTGAGGACGTGCGTGGAGGCTGTTATTTTG GTTGAATTGTTCAAACATCCTCATCTTTTGCTACTGCAACTAAAAAATTTCATCTTTAAGCTTCCTGGTGGCCGCATAAGACCTGGTGAATCTG ATATTGAAGGACTGAAACGTAAACTATCAAGAAAGCTCTCTGTAAATGAAGGCGAAACTGATTGGGAG GTGGGAGAATGTCTTGGGATGTGGTGGAGGCCTGACTTTGAAACTTTGTTGTACCCATACGTGCCCCCTAATGTAAAAACTCCCAAG ACCTATGGACCAATAATAGCAGGAATACCACAGCTGCTATCAAAGTTCTCCTTCAACATTATCAATACTTAA
- the LOC110633602 gene encoding uncharacterized protein LOC110633602 isoform X3 has translation MDQSVAIEGKEDIRNGLEMVKSASDKHIDLLRPSARYHSAARGQAPDAADREKGKYTLLRDPEDFQVGIYDKPLPCFGCGIGWFSFLLGFVFPLMWYYATILYFGNYYRKDPRERAGLAAAAIAAMACSVVLLVIVAYHVLF, from the exons ATGGATCAAA GTGTTGCAATTGAGGGGAAAGAGGATATACGGAATGGCCTTGAGATGGTGAAATCTGCCTCTGATAAGCATATTGATCTTCTTAGGCCATCTGCTCGATACCATTCAGCGGCTAGAG GGCAAGCCCCAGATGCTGCAGACCGTGAAAAGGGAAAGTATACTCTTCTTAGGGATCCTGAGGACTTCCAAGTTGGGATCTATGACAAACCCCTTCCATGCTTTGGCTGTGGTATAGGATGGTTTTC CTTTCTTTTAGGATTTGTGTTCCCATTGATGTGGTACTATGCCACAATTCTTTACTTTGGAAATTATTACAGAAAAGATCCTAGGGAGCGAGCTGGCCTCGCTGCTGCTGCCATTGCT GCGATGGCATGTTCTGTTGTGTTATTGGTCATAGTAGCTTACCATGTTCTCTTTTAG
- the LOC110633618 gene encoding pre-mRNA cleavage factor Im 25 kDa subunit 1 isoform X1 produces MGDQIVINNSHRETSSDQGFVIDIYPLSGYYFGSKDPLPFKEETLADRAQRMKSNYHAHGLRTCVEAVILVELFKHPHLLLLQLKNFIFKLPGGRIRPGESDIEGLKRKLSRKLSVNEGETDWEVGECLGMWWRPDFETLLYPYVPPNVKTPKECTKVYLVRLPVSRRFIVPKNLKLLAVPLCQIHENHKTYGPIIAGIPQLLSKFSFNIINT; encoded by the exons ATGGGTGATCAAATAGTTATCAACAACAGCCACCGTGAAACTAGCAGCGATCAAGGTTTTGTTATAGACATATACCCTCTTAGTGGCTACTACTTTGGATCCAAAGACCCTCTTCCATTCAAGGAAGAGACTTTAGCTGATCGTGCCCAGAGGATGAAATCAAA CTATCATGCTCATGGATTGAGGACGTGCGTGGAGGCTGTTATTTTG GTTGAATTGTTCAAACATCCTCATCTTTTGCTACTGCAACTAAAAAATTTCATCTTTAAGCTTCCTGGTGGCCGCATAAGACCTGGTGAATCTG ATATTGAAGGACTGAAACGTAAACTATCAAGAAAGCTCTCTGTAAATGAAGGCGAAACTGATTGGGAG GTGGGAGAATGTCTTGGGATGTGGTGGAGGCCTGACTTTGAAACTTTGTTGTACCCATACGTGCCCCCTAATGTAAAAACTCCCAAG GAATGCACAAAAGTCTACCTTGTGAGGTTACCAGTGAGTCGAAGGTTCATTGTACCAAAAAATCTTAAACTGCTTGCAGTTCCATTGTGCCAAATTCATGAAAATCATAAG ACCTATGGACCAATAATAGCAGGAATACCACAGCTGCTATCAAAGTTCTCCTTCAACATTATCAATACTTAA
- the LOC110633600 gene encoding mitogen-activated protein kinase kinase 2: MKRGALNPNIKLKLSLPPPDEVSFAKFLTQSGTFKDGDLLVNRDGVRIVSQNEPEAPPPIKPSDNQLNLADIDTVKVIGKGSSGIVQLVQHKWTGQFFALKVIQMNIEENARKAIAKELKINQSSQCPYVVMCYQSFYDNGAISIILEYMDGGSFADLLKKVKTIPEPYLAAICKQVLRGLLYLHHEKHIIHRDLKPSNLLLNHRGEVKITDFGVSTIMANTSGQANTFVGTYNYMSPERISGGKYGYKSDIWSLGLVLLECATGQFPYSPPQQDEGWVNVYELMEAVVEQPQPCAPADQFSPEFCSFISSCVQKDPKARQSAHELMTHAFMNMYDDLHVDLSSYFKNAGSPLATLTYDRI, translated from the exons ATGAAGAGGGGAGCCTTAAACCCTAATATCAAGCTCAAGCTTTCTCTTCCTCCTCCCGATGAAGTATCCTTCGCTAAGTTCCT AACCCAAAGCGGTACCTTTAAGGATGGTGATCTGCTAGTCAATCGAGATGGAGTTCGAATTGTCTCGCAAAACGAACCCGAAGCT CCACCCCCTATTAAACCATCAGACAACCAGTTGAATTTGGCAGACATAGACACCGTTAAGGTCATTGGGAAGGGAAGCAGTGGAATTGTGCAGCTGGTGCAACATAAATGGACAGGCCAGTTCTTTGCATTGAAG GTTATACAGATGAATATTGAGGAGAATGCGAGGAAAGCAATTGCCAAGGAACTAAAAATTAATCAATCATCGCAATGTCCTTATGTTGTTATGTGTTACCAGTCTTTTTATGACAATGGTGCCATTTCAATTATCTTGGAGTATATGGATGGTGGATCTTTTGCAGATCTTCTCAAAAAAGTTAAAACAATTCCAGAACCATACCTTGCTGCGATCTGTAAGCAG GTGCTCAGGGGTTTATTGTATCTTCATCATGAAAAACATATTATCCACAGGGACTTAAAACCTTCTAATTTATTATTGAATCATAGAGGAGAAGTCAAAATTACTGACTTTGGTGTGAGTACAATAATGGCAAACACCTCTGGACAGGCCAATACTTTTGTTGGTACATACAACTATATGTCT CCTGAGAGAATTAGCGGAGGAAAGTATGGCTACAAAAGTGACATTTGGAGCCTGGGTTTAGTGCTGCTCGAGTGTGCAACTGGTCAATTCCCTTATTCCCCTCCGCAGCAGGATGAAGGTTGGGTTAATGTTTATGAGCTTATGGAAGCTGTTGTTGAGCAACCACAACCTTGTGCACCTGCTGACCAATTTTCTCCAGAGTTCTGCTCATTTATATCTTCATG TGTGCAGAAGGACCCAAAAGCTAGACAGTCAGCACATGAACTTATG ACACATGCATTCATGAACATGTATGACGACCTGCATGTGGATCTCTCATCTTACTTCAAAAATGCAGGCTCTCCACTTGCAACCTTAACTTATG ATAGAATATGA
- the LOC110633599 gene encoding protein phosphatase 2C 77, with product MEETSPAVAVPFSVDKIICNKSPVTAHMEISGLKRMADKATLISNTARKPNSTPFESVSYKHEGHNRDSMNVEKSVGNFEMIAKSHVTEPNVELEPVDGIVSVVTGIEGPKLNPVPPVVLEEKPGSLSAFKLDSRPLWGFTSICGGRPEMEDAFAVVPRFLHIPTQMLMEDNVMNGMNQKIGYYTAHFFGVYDGHGGSQVANYCAKRIHLALAKELKIAKAGLCSGSTRSSWQEQWKKAFLNCFLKVDAETGGSCKSTTGRHTDDSEAQFEPIAPETVGSTAVVAIVCPTHIIVANCGDSRAVLCRGKVAMPLSVDHKPDREDEYARIEAAGGKIIQWNGSRVFGVLAMSRSIGDRYLKPWIITDPEVMFVPRAKEDECLILASDGLWDVMTNQEACDIARRRILLWHKRNGDTMSAERGEGVDPAAQAAAECLSKLALQKGSKDNITVIVVDLKAQRKLKKKA from the exons ATGGAGGAGACATCTCCAGCAGTTGCTGTTCCATTTAGCGTAGACAAAATTATCTGCAATAAGTCACCAGTAACAGCCCACATGGAAATTTCTGGACTAAAGCGTATGGCAGATAAAGCAACCTTGATATCAAACACCGCAAGGAAGCCAAACAGTACACCTTTTGAGTCTGTTTCTTACAAGCATGAAGGTCACAATAGGGATTCAATGAATGTTGAAAAAAGCGTGGGTAATTTTGAAATGATAGCTAAGTCCCATGTGACAGAACCAAATGTTGAATTAGAGCCTGTGGATGGTATTGTTTCAGTTGTGACAGGCATTGAGGGTCCAAAATTAAATCCTGTGCCTCCTGTGGTGCTGGAAGAAAAGCCAGGTAGCCTGAGTGCCTTTAAATTAGATAGCAGACCCCTTTGGGGATTTACATCTATATGTGGAGGGAGACCAGAGATGGAAGATGCTTTTGCTGTTGTGCCTAGATTTTTGCATATTCCTACTCAAATGCTAATGGAAGATAATGTTATGAATGGCATGAACCAGAAAATTGGTTACTACACTGCGCATTTCTTTGGTGTCTATGATGGACACGGGGGCTCTCAG GTTGCTAATTATTGCGCCAAGCGAATTCATTTGGCTCTGGCCAAGGAGCTAAAAATTGCAAAAGCAGGCTTGTGTAGTGGAAGCACTAGGAGTAGTTGGCAGGAGCAGTGGAAGAAAGCCTTCTTAAATTGTTTTCTAAAAGTTGATGCTGAGACAGGAGGATCATGCAAAAGCACCACAGGACGTCATACTGATGATTCTGAGGCTCAATTTGAACCTATTGCCCCTGAAACTGTTGGTTCTACTGCAGTAGTTGCCATTGTTTGTCCAACTCACATTATAGTTGCAAATTGTGGTGATTCAAGAGCAGTTCTGTGTCGTGGAAAAGTAGCTATGCCATTGTCAGTAGATCACAAA CCAGATAGAGAAGATGAATATGCAAGGATAGAAGCAGCAGGAGGCAAGATCATACAGTGGAATGGGTCTCGCGTTTTTGGTGTTCTTGCTATGTCAAGGTCCATAG GTGATAGATATTTGAAGCCATGGATTATCACTGATCCCGAAGTGATGTTTGTTCCTCGAGCAAAAGAAGACGAGTGCCTTATCCTTGCAAGTGATGGTTTATGGGACGTCATGACAAATCAAGAGGCTTGTGACATTGCTAGAAGAAGAATTCTTCTTTGGCATAAAAGGAATGGCGATACCATGTCTGCAGAAAGGGGTGAAGGAGTCGATCCTGCTGCTCAAGCTGCAGCAGAATGCCTCTCGAAGCTCGCTCTTCAGAAGGGAAGCAAAGACAATATCACTGTAATTGTAGTGGACTTAAAAGCTCAacggaaattaaagaagaaagcTTGA